Below is a window of Spodoptera frugiperda isolate SF20-4 chromosome 13, AGI-APGP_CSIRO_Sfru_2.0, whole genome shotgun sequence DNA.
ATTAACTGGGCCCCACAAATACTGACTCGAAAATATACCGAAGAAATGGCGATATGAATTATTATGAACCTTTTTTCATCTTACACGCTTTTATAACGGTGTAAATTCATGCTAATTAAGATATCCGAATCTTCTATTATTCATCTTGATGAGTgatctcattttttttttaatttacgccCGAGTATGACTTTCTCCTATTAAGCCTTGTGTTATTATGGGGCATTTtctgaatttgtttttgtttctgcttcgaattttattgctttatcgTGATAATTTAATGTTCTGAAGTAACGTTGTTTGTATGTGAAAGCGTTATATGTATGAGGCGTGTCAAAGTGCACTCGGCGAACGTTAAGAGTTCACGGTGCttctcaaaatggatgttaaATCCAATACAAATTGTATGACTCGCGTTATGTAGAGAGCGTTACGTTATGTACACGAGTAATTGACTTGGTTATAGTAACAGCGATTACTTTTCTGGAAAAGTACTGTGTATCTTCTACCTTTTTTATAAACCGATGGGCAAAGggccaatggacacccgcaacaccagaggagtgtTTAAGTTTTTACATCACTATTTACCTAATATTGCATTACACGTAcataatatcaaacaaaattgGCCATAtgttaaagaagggccaaatcaaaagcacccttaaccgaagagcatgcatgaaacaactgatgactgttgatgaagcgagagaagtatgtatgtaagattcgtagcaattggcgttccattctctacgtacccccatgggagacaggtgtaaGATTATGTATGATTATTGTGCTTATTACGTGcattacaatacaaaatcacATAACATATATAACACATTAGCACAATAATCTAGTCATTTGACAtgggaacgggatggtttttagtcagtaagagtctgacactccctctcgcttcactcaaaacgagagaagtcattagatgattttccccccttaaaaaaaaagaagcgCAGGCTGAGTCTAGCAGGCTTAACTAGATTCAACTGGACGTTAATATTCTACAATCTGATCACCACCCCGTATTGAGCAACAAtggtgattaatggtcaaaccttctccgtgcgagaagaaacctttggtcagcagtggccacttataagctgttgatgtacTGACAGAACTGCTTCCAGATAGGTAAGTATATGGTCTCCAGTGCGTGttatccaccagagatgtgctatgtagctatgctacgaagatgtaatagctaagctgtgaaactatttaGCTGTGTCAGGaatatgcgcagctcgagtttgcgatgtatcgatagtaggaaagccatccatagcacacatctatagcacgcttctttccatataaaaaacatagcctagctgaatccgtttccaccattgctaagcTATACCAAattgccaatgaatatgattggtggaagccaaacgcatccacagcaaagtagcatagcacatctctgatggaaaagcaccccagAGTTGTACGAACCATTATGTCTCACAGCTATCTACTGAACTGTACATTTGTACTGCGAGAAGTCTCATCGTCAGCATGTTCCCGTCCACCTTTGGACGTAGTTTTCTCAGTTTTCTGTATTCCGTGGTTTTCTCCAATGGCTCGCCTCTGAACTCAATTTTCACGTCTTCGTAACCATCcactgtaaaaaataaaaataaaattactgtcCACTCCTACAGttagagggcgccctacacttcATCGGCCTACTATAGGTACTTCAAAACGTCTATCAAATACTACTAGTTCTGTGACGAATATTATGTCTGTGCTAACCCAATAGGGATTCTAGCGCATTCAAATATCGAGCAGTAGAATCACCCaggtattcatttatttgtaaaaagagacgcatatattaataatatctttaaaaaatgtcagttaataaataaagataacaacataattataataattttgattgcGAAAAGTTTAGCTCAGAGAAACTATTTACTGCCATCTACCGTCGAATGGTAACACATTGCTAAAGAGTGCATTTCAGAGAGCCCTTTTACTGCCATCTACCGTCGAATAGCAAAACTAAAAATCAGCACTGCTCTGTACCAACAAACTTTTATCTCCTTAACGCTAGATGGCAGCGCACACAGATTTGTAAATTTGATACTTAAAAAATTACGTACAGATatataatatgaattttattgaaagaagggaatattataatgatttaatgACTATTTTTACTTCAAAGAAATACATGCAAACTTTGTTTCAAAGAAAACCAAACGTCGAAGTGTCAGTGACAGATGTCGAGTGTCGAGTGAGTGACATTGGAATTGTCAAAGTCACAAAGTTTCAAAAGCAGGTGCTTTACaaagttttgtttacattttatttactttacataaaaaacagacaaattaagttaaaaagttATGAATAATCAGTTAATAGAGAAAATAATTACATCAAATAACTTACCATGTCCTCAGTTCATTTACGAAAATCCAGTGCTCGACAGAAACGTAGCGAAAGCACTTTCGAAAAGTTTCGTAAAAATTCTAAACTTATCTCAAGCACAACAAAACTCAAAAACAAGCAACAATCTACGACAATCTATACttgaaaatataagaaaaatgtgTCGTGTAGAACCCGAAAACCATGTAAAAGTAAATGAAGACCTAACCGCAATTTTACTGGAATTttatgaacaaataaataaaaatacaacatcgACTAACAGTGAATCAACACAGAGAGAGCTCGATGCATTTTTAGTTCGGAATTTAAAAGATATGAATATCAATAGCAATCATAAGACACAACTGGATCCTGAAATAGTGCaagctttaattaatttaaatcaaaatggAATATACCGTAATGAATTACTAAAGGACATTATTCATTGGAATGttacagataataaaaatatacagataTTAAAAGACTTGTGGGCTAGTGATAGTGTTTGTATGCAGCCTAGTATAGCTGAAGATATTtcgataaagtttaaaattggaattgaaaaatGTCTGTTAGAAATAAGCTATAGAGTATTAAATGATAAAGATTTAGATATTGAAAGTATTTATGAATCTAATATAGATTTAAAAGATTTGGTAAATAAAGCATCTTATTCAGCCAATTGTTTTCAAATATGTTGTAGCATACTTAATTATCTGTTTATAAACACCAATTTTAACCCCAGATTACAAACAtttgttcaaatatttgtcCAGAATGTAAAAAATAGTTCTAATAAATTCTCAGTGTTGTATCCAGCTCATTTGAGCCACATAGTAGTATTATTAGATACAAAAATTGAAGAATTAGCTCCATCAATACAAAAAGACTTTATTgaatctattaaaaagtttttatcaaGTTTAAAATGTAGGAATGATTTAATTATGCTGTTATCACATTATCCACAGTGGTttgatgtttattataaataaaaattaattactgattcaaaataatgttttatttattaattgtatgtaaaaactagaaaatatatgaaaatataatatgatgGTCTCTAGCACAGTAATGTTACGTAGTTTCACATACAATTAcatattaaaagttataaaagtaAATGGCTTAAACTAAAATGAGAATATTCAATTCAAAAATCAGTCTTCTAAgataatacttaggtacatactaCATTACACAAACACAAATAACACACTTTACAGTTAGTATAATAAAATGCATTTGAAAATTGTCAGTCTTTAAAATTActacacataaaaaataatatcacccCAAAGGTATGCTTCTGCTTCAATCAATCTTGATATAGATCCTGAGACTTCTTGCTCAACAGTTATGTTTGTGACtaatcaaacaataaaacagTCAAGACTTAAAAATCTTACTTTAGgaactattttttaaagaactaaAGCTTATAGCACAGCGTGATTGGCTTGTTACCAAACACTGCTAACAAGTCATCACCCAATATCCATAAGCTGTATACAAGATGTACAACtagaaaatcaaataaactcTTAGTAGATTGTACCtaataatctaaaattaaaattgtaaaaaggaACATTATacatttgaataatttgtaCTAAATCAGGTGTCAACCTGGCCTTATAATTCCCTAATGAATTCAGAGTATCACACACCACATTATAAGTCTTATTTACTAGGTGGTAGTCCTATTGCCTTATTATATCATTATGGAACTAGTTTTGTAAACATCTTGAAAATACGTATCTTTAGACAAAAAGTAGTAACCCATTTATCCTACTCTTGGCAGGactttatgttttatgttgttcAAAACAAATAACAGTTTCCTTTAGTAGTATCAAATTGTGTACATGCTCAAGAATAGAGTTAATgtgatattaatattgtatttcattAGTTTCTGATATGTATAAGGCAACCATTCAACTACACCTAGcaagataaaattataaaaaaaaacttacaaaactaagtttacaAAAGTACAGTCAGCTGCATAAAAACTATAACATGAGGTAGATTAATAGATTTCAGTTATGTAAAATTTCATCCCACAGGATAAATATGTACTTCATATTACTTAGCTTGGTCCCTCATACAAATTGCTAAAAGTTTGAAGTAAACGTCATCatgttttgtgttaaatattataGCTGGGGCTTCGGGATTTACAATTCGGTTGGTCTTTATCGATAGATGTCCTTTTGATGCCTTGTGAAACTCCAATGATGCTCTGAATGGCAGGGTACGGTTGCATAATCCACAATGATACAAGTTTGGCTTTATCTGaaacaaattatgttaatattattcatttacaattaaaattatttcatcaatatttGATATTCAAGGTTGCTCAAAAATTAATGGATGAATGCTCAAAAATACAAGtaaaagatataaatatattcaaaCTACATACTTCTCTGATATATTCCCCAAAATTAGGACAATCTTTGTTCTTCCCAGGCTCCATGAGTTTGGCTTCTAGAAACTTCTCTTTATGTTCAGCAGTCTCACAATGTTTGCGCTCTTGCCCTTCCGCAATCAATTCATTGCACgcaaaacattttgttttcttcacATGTGGATTGCCCTCAATTTTATACAATAGGAAAAAGCTGAATACatctactacatatttattatcaatataaaatgCTTTCTCTGAAGGTACATATTCCAAGCTATAATCATAAACAGAAAGTGCTTTAAAATTTCGGGGCTCAGGTTCATGCTCCGGAGGAATCAAGCCATGGATTTCTAAGAAACACTTGTGAATGTATCCTcgaatatgaattttaaaaactCTTTTATGAGCAGACATGTAGCAATCACAGACCGAGCACCACCCTTTACTGGCATTATGATTGAGTCTGATATGATGTGGTCTGCCAAATGCAGCCAATTCTTTCCTCCGTTTGCCAAAGTCTATAATTTCACTGTATACGACTTCTTCATCAGAAGAAGATTCGTCAGATGATAGATGTGATTtgtcatgtttatttttcatgtgATCAATCATGGCCTTGAACAGTATAGTTACAACTGTCTTACAGTATTTGCATGTTGCAAAGTTGTTTTTCTCATCTACCCAGTAGAACTCTTGTACAGTACTAATTAGCTTCTTCTGCAATTCCTGCATCTTAGCTAAGTCCGCCATACCGATAGCTCTAGTTTCCTTCAGTCGCTGTATCTCAAGTGCTTCAATATTTTCACAGGTGCTCCAATGATTGTCAAAATCTTCAGCTGAGAAAACCTTCTTACATGTAAAGCAGAAAGACTGCTTTCTGCAAacctgaaattattttattaaaaatgtagtaaacTACACTTACTAGTGCTCTTcacaaattaatgtaataaaggaCTTGTTAATTagggaaataataaaatatcaagcaAATTATCTGTGGTGGTtgttaagttattaaataaagtaaataagtatttaagatAGGCCAATGACTCAAATAGAACATTCGCTTGCTTAATTGCTATGCAAAAGCAAAAAATTAGTTATCGTGGCGAATAGTCAGTAGTTCACATTAAAAAATGACACGTTAACCCTGCTTTAACCAACCAAAAATGTATGCGACGAAAACGATGGACGGAAGTACACTAAATTATATTGTTGACTGTACTTAAACAAAATCTCTGTAACCTCagaatttttatgtatatttcttaacaaaatatgtattacctaTTTTACTAAATCAAAGACACCTAACAGCAAAGCAATACAAAATACTGAACTCAAAATCgtggtttttttattattgtttacaaacaaagaCCATATTGGCTTGAGTCGTACCAAAAGTTGCCAcatgtaagaaaatatttttctaccaTAACAATTAATGATGTTGGTTTTAAATCATCAAtgatttttatcttaaaaatgtattagtttctcagattttaataagaaaacgCTTGCAGGTATTTCGTAAATTCAAGGGAAACTCATAGTTAAATCAGGTAAGTACCATTTGGAATTACATCGTTGAGTGTTGCTATTCCTACGTTTTGTCTAGTGAGGGTTCCGTATACATGTCCAACGGATTCCTACATGGCCGGCTATTGACGATACCTCTGTTATTGCAGGAGAACTACCTGTCTACTTACACAACGCTAACCGTTTTCAGGACGTGTGTAACTGTACAAGCTTGGTTACAACATTTTTAGCTCATTGGAAATGAATTAACTTAGGAAGACGCCCTTAGATTCTAGGAAAAGAAcatattaaatacacatatttttaactttcgTACATTAGAGAATCTAAGAATTTTGTCAAAAGGGGGTAGCCAGAATATAAAGTGCGCAACCTTATTGTAACTAAGTAGACTAGTACGACAAGACTCGGTCGtcagatgtttgtttgtttttaattaattctcaaTACGATGCCTACGAATTTTTGTTAGTtagtaaataacatttttaagttACCAGTCGGTAGTACCGCTCTCCTTCATATACGGTTTTGGATTGGATTAAGTTCACtatatgttttaataatgttatgtgATTACGATATGAATTCTCTGGAACTTCTTCATCACACACATAGCACTTCTGGTCAATTATAGTGTTCCACTGCGGCATATCTAGTATAACTTTATTGATGATTACGTATTCAGTATCATAAAGTCCTATAAATTTCTTCGGCTCAGTCAAGGGCTCGGTTTTCCTCTTATTTTTCATAGCTATATGGTCTCTACTTTCGATGTGTAAAACAATTTCGTTTTTATCACGGAAAAAATAGTTACATATTTCGCAGTAAAAGTGTTCATATATCTGAAAGAAACTTTTTGTTTAGATGCAAATAttgtggaataaaatataatcagaaaaaCTAAAGCACATACCATATAGATGCAGTCTTTCTTGTACCTTTCTAAGTAACGTTCATTTTTTACAAACTTTCTGTGTCTTTCCCAGCGTATATGTTTTTCAACTTCTGGTATGCTATGAAATAATTCTCTGCATCCTAGGCAATAAAAGTCGATTTCGCCACATAGtataagatttttatataacttttccATGTACATTGGATAAAGGGGTTTATCTAGAGTCTCCATAAtatgttttagaaaataaaaaatgttcagTCGCGTACGTCCGTTGCGGTCGCTTTTAACTTAATACGTTATTATATGGAAATGACGGTAGTgggtgaaaatatattttttgtttataacgaTAATTGCATGGGTAGGTCACAAATAATTCtctaataggtatttttatcaaaataatatgtatgctGGTCTTATACTAAATCTTAGTTTAAATGGACAACGATGAAATTAATCATTGCGAACACGAACGAACACGAACTGCGAACTGAGCTGAGCTTTTTTTCAGctataataatgattaattgattatagctgaaaaaaaaagtgaagtgaaataaaacgttttatctttattatctGTGAGTTGTCAATCTGTCAATGAACTTCTGTTGCGTTCCATCTACATTCGTATTGTCGTCTAAATGTAGCTTATGTAGTTATATATCTCTTTCACTCTTGTGGAATCGTGAATATTGCTTTCTCTCTTTTCTCaacataatgtttaaaaatgatatatttaaagcAATCACATAAAAATGGCATCGCCCGCTTAGCGTTTGTGTTTTTTAcgacatacatttttaatttacttgaaATGAGAAGCaatcctattattattatataaataaatgtaatcgtgactataatttaatttcactgGTGGTTTAATAAGAATGCAACAGttcagtttaatattttaatttaggcCGTGTATTCTGAGTGAAGCGTTTATTAAAAATGAGCAAAAGACGCCGTGCATCATCAGGAGCTTCGCGTGGAGCTGATTTGGACGATAGTGACGATGGTATTGAGTTAAGCAACCCTGGGCCTCCACCATCGGCTCGCAAACGGAAGAAGTTGGACCCCGTAAGTGGGATACATTGAAACATTTAGCACGCAAATTAGCCGCCGCCGGCgtattttattgaacttttaAAACCTTG
It encodes the following:
- the LOC118270726 gene encoding uncharacterized protein LOC118270726 produces the protein METLDKPLYPMYMEKLYKNLILCGEIDFYCLGCRELFHSIPEVEKHIRWERHRKFVKNERYLERYKKDCIYMIYEHFYCEICNYFFRDKNEIVLHIESRDHIAMKNKRKTEPLTEPKKFIGLYDTEYVIINKVILDMPQWNTIIDQKCYVCDEEVPENSYRNHITLLKHIVNLIQSKTVYEGERYYRLVCRKQSFCFTCKKVFSAEDFDNHWSTCENIEALEIQRLKETRAIGMADLAKMQELQKKLISTVQEFYWVDEKNNFATCKYCKTVVTILFKAMIDHMKNKHDKSHLSSDESSSDEEVVYSEIIDFGKRRKELAAFGRPHHIRLNHNASKGWCSVCDCYMSAHKRVFKIHIRGYIHKCFLEIHGLIPPEHEPEPRNFKALSVYDYSLEYVPSEKAFYIDNKYVVDVFSFFLLYKIEGNPHVKKTKCFACNELIAEGQERKHCETAEHKEKFLEAKLMEPGKNKDCPNFGEYIREIKPNLYHCGLCNRTLPFRASLEFHKASKGHLSIKTNRIVNPEAPAIIFNTKHDDVYFKLLAICMRDQAK